Sequence from the Cucumis sativus cultivar 9930 chromosome 1, Cucumber_9930_V3, whole genome shotgun sequence genome:
AGCTTGATAAATGTGAATGTTGTAAGAAGATCAAAGGAAGTTCGTTTTTTGTCTCTCCCTTTACTCTTgtaatgtttttctttgcaGATGCGGGGAGGTGTTGAAGCACTTAACTCAGTTGAATAGGTACTCTTAGGTATTATGATTTGGGAAACTTGCTTAAGTTATACGGTATtctttaagttaatttttaactgTTTTTGAGcattaacaatatttatttagcGTAGGTTttctaatttatgtttgtacTTAGTTTCATATaggtttaaaaatattcatgtTTAGGTTTACAATATCCTCCCTTACAATGTAGAACTTTTGTACAAGgggattatttttttatgatggaAATAAGTTACTTATctgattaatttttatttttaacaaaatgtctacttgattttttatgttttatagaCTGATACAAGAAGTTTCTACTCACAGCTTGAATTGGATGAAGTATCAGCGGAGTGGGCTGAATTTTTAGCTTTGCACATATGATAGACATCCTTAGATGTgatcttattaattttgtgaatGACTAATATATGGGAATGcccataactttttttttttttttttttttgtaaatgtttcGTTCATAGCTATTATGCTTATGTACATGCAATAGATGTAAAGGggatagattttatttttggtataCCACACATGTTTTTGGTTAtataagataattattttgttgattttggaaTAGGCCACATATAGGAAATTTTAGTTGACTATATTGGATTGGAATTGTGTAATTGTTGACGATGTTGTTGAgagtaataaaattattgttggtttACTTATACTAAATTATTTGTTGTGTAACTACTAGTTGGAGAGTTTATTTTGTCGatgaatatgttttattgaaatgaatgTACGTAATGCAGAAAataggaaatgaaaatttttatatatttaatatattaataaatggtATACATGACGTTAGATACATGTCAAGTATACTATCTTAGAATCAAATATACTATTTTACTTAACGGATAAATAGTGTCAAGTATATCATCTTAGTTGACGGATACATAGTGTCAAGTATACAATCTTACTTGACGTGCAAAAATTGACAAGTATACGACTTTACTTGACATGTAAAAGGCGTCATGTATACGATCTTACTTGACACGtaataaacatcaaatatgatataatactTGATGTTAATACAGTCTCAAGTAAACGTATACTTGACGATATTTTAGTGTCAAGTAATGTGACTATACTTGACAGTCGATTACTTGATGTTAATACAATGTTAAGTAAACgtatacttgacagttttttagtgtcaagtaatgtaactatacttgacagtcgattacttgacgcttttaaaaacgtcaagtatacatTTACTTGACATTGTATTAACGTCAAGTAAACCAATTTCTGTAGTAGTGACCTTTGATTAACATAATAACGGGTTAATAGAAAAACTCATATTTGAAGCTTTTCTATCTTTGTAATCTTCTCAcgaactttaaaatttttctatcaTCATAATCTCCTCACGAACTTGAAGCCGAGACTACCACTAGTGTTCACCCACTATTTCTCCACTTAGAACTGGGTTGTGGGACTTGTAAGGTGGAGAAATAGAGATAATGATGGAATTTGGAGGTAgaacttttcttttgagataattgagagaaaaatgggattttggttattttgtaattcaaaattgcaaaattaattttccaaaaatccaaaaagaatGGTGTATTTGGATTGATATTTGaagtgtttattttttaaaagaatttaattttaagataaattaagATGTGTTTGGCACTagtttaaaacattttttggaaaaatgagattatgaaataaatcaaaattccTTTCTGTTTTAAATTCCAGACAATTTTAGGTCACCAAAACACTGAGttctataaaatttttctttctattttagatCTAAATAGATTTTGGGTAAACATCTTTAACcgagttttaaaaacaaaacctttGTGAAACGATTCAGTTTGATTTTAGAATCAGTTTGAAAAACTAAACCGAATCGAACTGCATAAGCGATTTCAACATAACACAGACCACACCAAATCGAATGCAATCgattttagttcaatttttattcgATTTGATTTGGTTTGTCAAATCGATTcggttttcaaatattttatgaacacCCCTAGTTTCCATCAATTTCAAGCTTCTGAATATGAATctgtattcatatttttaatattaaaattgtgaGGCTTGTGTCTAGAATATAAGggccaaattttttattaaatgtaattagatGTTTTTAGAAGAAGTTTGTGTTTTGTAGACTATGTTAAGATAAAGTGAGACAAGAAGATATTATGAGTTTAAGTACATTTAGGCGTTTTGTAAGTCCACGCGAAATGAAGCCAGATGAGGAAATTTCTAATGTGATTTGACAAGGGTTTATATGTAAGATTAAAGACTAAACATGGttaagtaaaatattaagCTTACATGTGTAAAGTTATAAGTAGAAGTTGTCAATATTGAAGAAGTTCAAGGACGACTAATCTTGTTTCAagttagtataaatagaattGAAGAATATTAAAGGTCTGCTGGTTTTCTGAGAATTTCCTAAGTGATGAAGTTGTGAAAGGCAATTCTAGGCGAGAAAAAGAGCTGAAATTAGGCTTTTGGGCTAAAGAATGATCAAGTCTAGTGGGTGACTTTAAAATGTGTGTTTTAaagctttcttttaaatttcacGTTGATTTGTAACAATGTTTTATATgtgaatatttcaaatgaaGGCTTATGTTTAAAGAAgttttattatgtttaaataaGATGTGAGATTGTGTTCAATTCATTAGTCTTTACTTCTATTTTTGAGCTaactattatgtgcacataaggATATAGACAACCACTGAATTGTTCATGTAGACACATGAAAGTgagggcatcctatgtaaagagtttacataagattgGAACCATGAAACAATCATTTTAAAGTTGTAACATCGTTGACTTGAATAAAActaactattttgtttaaagatATCCTAtttaacttaatcttaattatgagctaactatgaactcgATGTGAGGGTAGCTCACTAGCGTTGGCCCATTAAGCCTTACATTTTAGGAGAAAAACTCGATAAATAACTAGAGATATATGATGCAAGACGGAATTCACTTTTACATGCTTTaaggttagtagataggttgttcccttaaAGATTGAATCCCAAGTCTGAAATAAGGGGCCttaccctctcattggcctaAGATGGATTCAATTTATAtgttgaaccttaaaccaattgtaCAATAGTGAATTTCTAGATTTTAAAGAGTAAGATGTAGTGTCAGGGGTAAAATGGTACTTTGACCTAGCCAAGATTACGAACAACTTGTGAAGGATTAATTTACttatcatggttatatcacatggacacaaatatatctataataaggggagtgcaactacgaaATTTTAGTGAAATGACTCGTTAGTTAACAAATGTTATTTAGCTTAatctataaaaaattgtagccaattaatctcaaatcGTTAAAgaccatgatctataggtccattaggttcctccGCTAGCTCATATGTAATTAACTTAGaacattttgttggaataATTCGAATaagataaaaagagaaaacctaacaaatataatataagcatcgattataaatttgagataaagctttgtgtttaaatgtgatttaaacttaaaagtatGAAAACAGATTCATATTTAGAAGCttgaaattgatgaaaatagCTACAGCagtaaaaagtcaaagtgTTAACTTTTGATTTCTGAAGAGTTAAATTTTGAcgatttttatattcaaatgagatttgaattttgaaaaaatgaatacatATTCATGTCCGAAAAGTcaaaattagtcaagacgaGTGAAATGGTAAAAAGCCAAAATGTTAACTTTTGAGTTGAAAAAAGCAAAGTTTGACTTCGatttaaatgtcaaattaccATATTTCCCTTAGACTaatttgttgagatttggtaAGCTAATTCCATGTGATTTGCAAGTGGTTTTATGCATATAAGACACTTAGCCCACTAATAGTTGGTGGATGGCCACGTGTTGAGATTGGGAAGCTCTCTACATGCAATTTTGCATGTAGTTTGCTTATAAAAAAGGGTTTGCTtataaaccctttttttttataagcaAACTACATGCAAAATTGCATGTTGAGAGCTTTTCAATCTCAACACTTGGCCATCCACCAATAGTTAGTGGACTAGGTGTCTTACATGCATGAGGCCACTTGCAAATCACATGCAATGAGCTTGCAAATTCTCACCAACTTAATCTAAGGTCAATATggtaatttgacatttaaattaaagtcgaactttgactttttcaAGTCAAAAGTTAACACTTTAACTATTTGTCATTTCGTCCATCTTGACTAATTTCAACCTCCGAATATGAACctgcatttatttttctaaaattcaaatctcaatTGAATATAAAGCTGgtcaaaatttgacttttcacaagtcaaaagtcaacactTGACTTTTCACATCTTTGACAATTTCCATCCTTTTTGTGCTTCTGAAAATGAATCtgtatacatatttttaatattaagaTCTATCATTAATTTATAACCGATGTCTATATTATATTCATCggtttctttctctttacctTATTCgaacaatttgaaatattccAACAAATTAGGTTCTAAGTTAATTCCTTATGAGCTAGCATAGGAACTTAATGGACTTATAGATCATAGGCTTCAACGACCTGAGATTAATCGACTAAACTATTTTAGACGAAGCTAATCAACATCTGTTAACTAACACTCATTAACTAATAGGttattccactaaagtccaGTAGTTGCAGTCCCCttactatagatatatttgtgcaCATGTGATATAATAATgataagtaagttaatcctaGATAGGTTGTTTGTAACCCCTGTTGGggcaaaatatcattttaccCCCGAGACTACATTTTGCTCCTTAAGTCTCATTGATCTgctattgaacaattggtttaaggtccaatCTGTAAACCAAATCGTTCTCCGActaatgagagggtggggctCCTTGTTCAAAGGGTTGGATTTAGTCTTTATGGGAATAACCTATCTATTAAGCTTAAAGAATGTAGGGGTGAATTTTGTCTTGCACCCAATAtccccagctatccacccggtCTTACCcataacatattttgtttctacaTTTAAGTTTATGTCAAAATCTACCATACTCACAATCACATACAAATGCACATTTTCGAAAATGACAGTGCAATTGAAAACATGGTGTTCATTACttgtttcttatatttgaaatatgaaatgacATAAATCTTATTGATACGAATGAGATTAAATTAGGGCGTCTGCATATTATCTATATCTAGTTTGAACTCATATCTACACCAAATGAAAATCCCACAATTCGAAGAAATTGTTCAAAAACAATTCTAGTGTTCacatttaaactaaaatttctaCATAGAGGTTGGTCAAAATCAACCCCATAGACACCATCAATTATATGGCAATTTGTAAACAACATAAATGACACATATTTGTCtgtcattttctatattagaaaaaaatcaaacaatatacatgattaattattataaaaaaccactagaataaaattagaatcaataaaaaatatataatcaaaatttaaattaaattgaaccaataaaaaaaacaccatcACAcctaagtttttaaattacaattattttattaacattaTCTTCCAATCTTACAACTTTGGATTTACGTGAAAATGATGTAGTACCACAATAATCTTAAAAGTTCTTTTAACACTTGGAATCTTAGTCGGTTGTCGTTCATCCTTTACTCCGACGAATATCTCACGCActgtaatttgttttattttttattttaatccgAATCatgttgtgttatatgtatatatttgcatcttaaatgtataaatcaaatataatttttaattgtttcaagttgatttatgGTTGTTTTAGAGATGTTTCAAAGGATGTTAGtaagttattgttattgttattttatctcgcaaatATCTCGCAGACATCTCGCATgttcttaaattcaaatgtttgatctgaaatgaattgatttagaGTGACttttaacatttgaatttcatttcatttcagattaaacatttgaatttaagaacCTGCGAGATGTCTGCGCGAGATGAACTACACAGGAGTTCACAGCTgtgaagtaaaattaaataagggtattttcgtcatttcaccacaaatttgtcctaaatctcaacttttctaccatcaatcctaaaactctttttctaccccatttttggcctatttttggcAATTCCCCATAATTATTGGCCATAGGTttgatttagatttttaaaattatcattgtttactattttattttattaatatcatcTTCCAatcttaaaaatttgaatttatgtaCTACTgcaataacataaattaatacaactgcaatagtaatttaataaaaaaaaacttacaaagTGAAGAAGGGttcaattttcttccaaagtgatttgttttttatgtttccAATCCAAGACACCGAAActacacaaaaaaatatataataacatgagaatatgatatatataatttaaaggGAGATTTGattggaaggaaaaaataccttgtttatagatattttcttGACTTCTCGTGgatattttcttcaaacagCCACAAAATCTAGAAATATAGTATAAGAATGTAATCAAAACTTATAtagatagaatttgacaaatataaataaatttcttaatttgttgAGAGTAGAATAGTGAAAGAGGATTGAAGGGGGAAAAgtttaatttggaaaataatgatgtttgaagaaatataagaatgaaaaaacGATGGAGGGAAAATGAGAAGGGAAATGAATgggagaggaagaggaagaggaaaagagagagcCGAGAGGTAATTCAGTGAAGGCCGAAAGTCTAAGTCATTTTTTTGTAGGAAGGTTATTGAGAATGGCGAGAggctttgtttttttgtggGAAGGGATGAGAATGGGGAGAGCAGGTGGGGGGAAGAGATGAGGATTGAAGAAGGTGTTAAAGGGGATGGGCGAGTGTGTTGAAAGACTAGCCCTCTTTCTTCACGCATGGCAGAAGGCAAATTTGAAAGTGTGGATATATGCATGCATGACATTTATCTGAAGGTGCATGCATGGCAGAAGGCATCTGAAAATCTGAAAAGTTTGGGGAAGGGTGAGTCTCCTCTTTTGATACACATGCTCCATCCAATAATGGCTTCTGCGGCCTTCTGAAAATCTGAAAAGAGGGAGGGCGAGTCTTCAGAACTCTCCACCCTAATATTAGATCCGATCTAagtatatgtttttgtttcaaaatataatttagggCAAGTTTCACCCAAAAGTTACGAAACAGTATTATTTTgctaatatgttttaaaaacaaccatatttaaataaaattctataaaatttattttggtcctccatttcaaaattgaaagttgaaagataTCTGTGAGATGTGTtcgagataaaaaaaaagaagtttgcttaaaatttttcctaaaacatgaaatatattctttttaataatgttttaaaaaataatgtcaaaaGTGAAGTCATGGACATGGCGAAGATGCGGTCGTTaccctatttttgtcaatatttGACCTTCTACTCCATTTTTgacatgattttttaaaacatgtgTAGAATTTGGCATGGGGAAGTTTTGTtgcatcaacaaaaatatttgtgtaGGTAGAAACATTTTTGTCCACGAAACAAACGTGGGTAGATGGTCATAGGTGAAAAGGTCTTTCTGTCGATCTACTTTTTTTGGGCATAAATATTTCTACCCACAAGTTTATTTGGTGTGGGCATTTTCTGCCGACGTAAAGTCAACAACGTgggtaaaagaaaaacgacGAAGTTTCAGCTATGAAGCGTGTCCACACATTTTTCAAAGATTAAAATTCTTGTAGTGAATCACAATAAAACACCTAAATTCTTGTTAGATATTTGCGAGATGTTTGAGAGATAAAATAGTAGCTAAAAAACTTTCTAAAACATGTGTACAACCACCCtaaattacataaaataaatgtaaagtAGATTTGAGGTTGGatatttcaagtttgaaagtttgagataaaaaaaacaatagataAAAACTTCCTAAACATGTGTAGAAGCACGTTAAATTAGATAAAACAAGTATATAATCAATTTATGATTGGACATTTGAGTTTTGGAAGTTTCGAGACGTTTGTAAGGTAAAAAAGTAATAGCTAAAAGCTACCTAAAACATGTGTAGAAACACCCTAAATCACTAAAATTAGTGTACAATTGGTTTGATGTTGGACATTTGAAGTTCCAAAGTTGCGATatgtttgaaagattaaaaaaaaaatgctaaaaaCTACCTAAAACATGTGTAGAAGAATCTTAGATCATATAAAACaagtataaaattgatttgggGTTGAACATTTCAAGTTTAGAAGTTGTGAGATGTTTgcaagatgaaaaaaaaaataattaaaaacttgctaaaatatatgtaaaatcGCCTTAAATCATACATTAAATTGGgagaaattgcatcaaataacaaaaatatatttagaaaaaaacagcacatgacacctattttttgcatattgcaaatatgacaaaattaatgatattagATGGTAATCATAGGGCTATCAGACGACTATCAAACGATAATTATAGagttatcgacttttaaatttgctacttttgtaattaaaaaaatgtagagacatgagttatattatcataattttcttttctacttttggAACGATTCCTAGatgtaaaattgaattatacatttagaatttaatttttagaatttaaagttgGGCAAACTCAAGCTTAACATAAGACTAAGAGAACCAAATCATAAACActagaaaaataatcataaatacaTACCACAAATGTATTGAAGTTGGGAGAATGTTCAAATGTAAGGTTAAAATAGTGAATTTAAATCTGTTTTGTTCTAAAACTCCACTTTTAAAGAATTCATCCAAATAAGTCTTTACCCCTAAAAACAGAGGGcctatttttggtaatttccCATGAATTcttgctatttttttctcgAATATAAAGAGGTAGAAGTTAATTGTGAAAAGATATTAAGCATGTGATATGAGATAAACAAACGGAAATAGtcatttacatttaaaaacaagaaaatagtTGTCTACTAAGTGATGATAAGTATGTTACCAACAAATTACAACATTCCATTAAGACAAAGGCTCTATCTCTAAGTTTATAAGCTCCTCTCAAGACAAGATGTATAAAGACTCTCTCTCTAAACTCACGTTTGGAAGTTACGAGATATTTGTTACatgtgtttgaaattaaaaaaaaaaaaatagtagctaaaaaatagttgaatttaTAAGATACAATACTCTCGCTATTCACACACGATTGAAGCAGCACAAGATACAACGTTCTTTCTATTCACATACGCACACAAACAACTACAACGGACACACAATATTGCACTCAATATAAATCGAAAAACCAACCCTAACTCAAAGTGTCCTTTAAATATGCACTGTgaaaacaaaaggaacaatCCTAACTTCCATAATAAGGTGCactaaataaagaagaatattTGTAGACAAAGacaacagaaaaaagaaaagaaaaaaaagccaCCTGTAAAGAAGGTATTTTGACCAATCAACATTTCCATCGAATATTctgtttttcataaaacacaaaaatacaAATGCAATCGACAAATCTAATAAGGTCTGAAGCGCAAAACATACATTGCCAAATCTCACACAATCTCTAACAACATTGATTTAggaaatgaattaaaataatggatTGGATACTTTAGACACTATTCTatttcaataatcaaaattgttGTTAATGTATAGAAAGTTTTTCCACAATTATACTTTTAAGCCGtagatataatattttttttcataatcttaggtttgaaaagaataaaataagattatattttaaaaacagtGGTTCAAATCTTTCCATCACACCAACCatacactaaaaaaaaaaagtgttttagGATTGATTCTTATACTATAAATATTGAGGTTAAATTATATTCCTTCAACTCAGATATATGATCTCAAAACAGCATGATTGCAGTAGGAGAAggaaaacaataaagaaaaagaaaaaactaactTAAAAGtagttgtttatttttatctttttggttCAACTAAAATCTAGTAATTGACAGATTATGGGTGAGGAAGTTGCacgttttttttcaaattgtacaATCATTTTCACCCTTAGATTCTTACCAATATAGTGTTAGATGTTTGGTAAATAAACTGCAAAGCTTTTATAAGCTACACAATTAGACACACAAAAATCTCATTCTCAATCTTCATTCTTCATTCCCTgactcctcttcttcttctcaatcaattttatcaattttatcaatttctacCAACCAATTACTTGATTGGGTTGAAGAAAATGGGTTCGAACATTGGCTCAGAAAATTGGCGATTTTTTAAGCAAGTTCTCGAAGGACGATGGTTTTCGATATTCGCTGCATTTCTCATCATGATCGGTTGTGGTTCGACTTACTTGTTTGGAACATACTCAAAAGTTTTAAAGACCAAATTTGATTACAGTCAAACCCAACTTAGTAGCTTGAGTTTTGCTAAAGATCTCGGTTCCAACCTTGGCGTTTTTGCCGGACTTTTTGCCGAGGTGGCTCCACCGTGGATGCTTTTCCTTGTAGGTTTAACTCTCAACTTCTTTAGCTACTTCATGATTTGGCTCTCCCTTTCTGAGTACGTCCCAAAGCCTAACTTGTggttaatgtttatttatgtttacatTTCCGCTAATGCACAAAACTTTGCCAATACTGCCGTCTTGGTAACTAGCGTTAGAAATTTCCCTGATCAAAGAGGAGTCGTTATAGGCCTTCTCAAAGGCTTTGTGGGACTCGGTGGAGCAATTTTAACTCAAGTCTATTTTAGCATGTATGGTCATGATGATCCTATTAGTCTTGTCCTTCTTCTTTCATGGCTACCCTCCCTTgtatgtttcttgttttttctcacGTTTCGAACAATCAAAGCTCCTAAACATCCACAagaacttaaaatattttttcatttactcTACGTCTCATTAACAATGGCGGTCTTCATCTTGTTCCTTACCATAACCCAAAAGAACAGTCATTTCACTCATGCTAAATATGTCGGTGGAGTATCTGTCATCATAGTCTTACTCTGTCTCCCTCTGTTAATCGCTATTAAAGAAGAATTATTTCTCTTCAAACTCAATAAACAAACCAAAGATCCTTCGGTTGTAGTATCGATTCCTGTTCTAAAACTTGAAGAAGTTGCCGAAACTTCTTCGCCGCCGTCTTTCTCAAACAATGTATCTAACAAGCCACAAAGAGGAGATGATTTTGGTATCTTACAAGCTTTGTTTAGTAAAGACATGGCTCTTATATTCATAGCAACAGTTTCAGCTTGCGGTTCATCGGTTGCTGCCATTGACAATTTGGGCCAAATCGCTGAGTCACTTAACTACCCATCTAAATCCATAAACGTTTTTGTTTCATGGATATCCATATTCAATTTCTTCGGTCGAGTTTGCTCCGGTTTCATCTCCGAAACACTCATGACCAAATACAAGTTACCTCGTCCTCTTATGTTTGGGCTTACCCAAATCATAACTTGCATTGGTCTAGTTGCCATTGCCTTCCCTTTTAAGAATTCAATATATGCAGCTTCATTGATCGTTGGGTTTGGATTTGGAGCTCAAACTCCATTGCTATTTGCTTTAATCTCTGACCTCTTTGGGCTTAAACATTACTCAACTCTTCTGAATTGTGGGCAGTTGGCAGTTCCATTTGGATCTTATATAATGAATATTCATGTAGTAGGGAAGTTATATGATAGAGAAGCTACTAAAAATGGTAACGTGAAGACTGGAAAAGGATTAACATGCACCGGAATTCATTGTTTTAGTAAATCTTTCACGATTTTGGTTATAGCGACATTGTTTGGAGCAATGGCTTCATTTGTTTTGGCTTATAGGACAAGAGAATTTTATAAAGGAGATATATACAAGAGATATAGAGATGATCAAATGTGGACAACGACTCAATCGGATGTCGAATTATTTTCATCATCCGACaataagaagatgaaaaactGTGATGAAGAACAAGATCGTGATGAAAGTAAATTTGTCTCTAAATAGAGTTATACCAACTTGTAGCAATGAAACTTTTACTTTACTTTtcgtttgttttttaatttagaattttttatttttaagcaaCAAGGTTCTTGGAAATGTCAAATACcatacaaattttattgtgATGGTAATATATGCAATGTGTAAACCCATTCATCTCAAAAGGTTTCAGtatcaatttgaaaatggaaaatgctCTGTTGTTTCATGTTGTGTCATATGAAAAGCTTCACTTACATTTCTCTTCTCATAAACATGAATTTCCATGCTGTTTTTTGACTAAGAATTATGATCACCATCACCTTCCTCGTTGATCTTTCTTTGTTCCAAATCGATAAGCCGTCTTACCATCGAGGCGAGCACATCCTTGGTTtcgaatatttattttcttaaaagctTGAAACTGGTTAAATGCAATGGATGAGAATGCTATTGTGAAGATAGTTAATAGAGTAGAGGATTCATTACGTAGGGACTGTGACATATTAAACTAATGTTCTCTTCTTTGACTtcacttaattaaataacaataagtttAGAACTTTTTCTACaatgaatttaattgattaaagaTCCCTTACTTTCCAAcaacttaattaatacaaatctCTAGTATATTTAGGGATTCAACACTTTAATGTAAGTCAAGAAATCAGTCGAAGATCATTAAATTACACTACTACACAACTGACAATACTTTACGCCTGCATTTTTGCTATTCTGgacaattttaataaaaattgtaagtaaaaaaaacattaagaaTAACCAATAgttaaaaaatgcataattttttattttatttattttaaatatttgatagatTCAAAGCGCGAAGACTAATTCTATTTAATGTcaagtaatatattttttctccattttctaaaaaaaaatccacttttttctcaaattttctct
This genomic interval carries:
- the LOC101204873 gene encoding uncharacterized protein LOC101204873; its protein translation is MGSNIGSENWRFFKQVLEGRWFSIFAAFLIMIGCGSTYLFGTYSKVLKTKFDYSQTQLSSLSFAKDLGSNLGVFAGLFAEVAPPWMLFLVGLTLNFFSYFMIWLSLSEYVPKPNLWLMFIYVYISANAQNFANTAVLVTSVRNFPDQRGVVIGLLKGFVGLGGAILTQVYFSMYGHDDPISLVLLLSWLPSLVCFLFFLTFRTIKAPKHPQELKIFFHLLYVSLTMAVFILFLTITQKNSHFTHAKYVGGVSVIIVLLCLPLLIAIKEELFLFKLNKQTKDPSVVVSIPVLKLEEVAETSSPPSFSNNVSNKPQRGDDFGILQALFSKDMALIFIATVSACGSSVAAIDNLGQIAESLNYPSKSINVFVSWISIFNFFGRVCSGFISETLMTKYKLPRPLMFGLTQIITCIGLVAIAFPFKNSIYAASLIVGFGFGAQTPLLFALISDLFGLKHYSTLLNCGQLAVPFGSYIMNIHVVGKLYDREATKNGNVKTGKGLTCTGIHCFSKSFTILVIATLFGAMASFVLAYRTREFYKGDIYKRYRDDQMWTTTQSDVELFSSSDNKKMKNCDEEQDRDESKFVSK